The proteins below come from a single Nitrosospira sp. Is2 genomic window:
- a CDS encoding hydrolase 2, exosortase A system-associated — protein MKKLSPRNVPAEPFFLRTDCGRRFCLYHAPHAEKECRGAFIYVHPFGEEMNKSRRMAALQARAFAAMGFGVLQIDLFGCGDSSGDFSDARWEIWKQDLAVARTWLEERVSTPVSLWGLRLGALLALDFARSAKKKVAQIILWQPVISGEAFLTQFLRLRLASEMLAGDRDKTGGTSALRASLKAGMPLEVAGYELAPDLAGAIDSLKAAELVVKNSPVHWFEIVAEPGRTMTPAGSKVVGAWKQSEVQLFLHLVPCLPFWATQEIAECPQLVSATTNVIAT, from the coding sequence ATGAAAAAGTTATCTCCGCGCAACGTTCCTGCTGAGCCTTTTTTTCTGCGGACCGACTGCGGGAGACGTTTCTGCCTCTACCATGCGCCTCATGCGGAAAAGGAGTGCCGGGGAGCGTTCATATACGTTCATCCCTTTGGGGAGGAGATGAACAAGTCGCGGCGAATGGCTGCGTTGCAGGCAAGAGCTTTTGCTGCCATGGGGTTTGGCGTATTGCAGATAGACCTTTTCGGCTGTGGGGATAGCAGCGGCGACTTCTCGGATGCGCGCTGGGAGATATGGAAGCAGGACCTGGCCGTTGCCAGGACATGGCTCGAAGAGCGCGTTTCGACACCCGTCAGTCTTTGGGGCCTGCGCCTGGGCGCGCTGCTCGCGCTTGATTTTGCGAGGAGCGCAAAAAAAAAAGTCGCCCAGATTATTCTATGGCAACCAGTCATCAGTGGAGAGGCGTTCCTGACCCAGTTTCTGCGGTTGAGGTTGGCTAGTGAAATGCTGGCCGGGGATCGAGACAAGACTGGCGGAACCAGCGCCTTGCGCGCTAGCCTGAAAGCGGGGATGCCACTCGAGGTGGCCGGCTATGAACTCGCACCCGACCTTGCGGGTGCAATTGACAGCCTAAAAGCGGCGGAACTAGTGGTAAAGAACAGCCCGGTCCACTGGTTCGAGATCGTGGCCGAGCCCGGGCGCACCATGACCCCTGCCGGATCAAAAGTGGTAGGCGCCTGGAAGCAAAGCGAAGTTCAACTATTCCTTCACCTCGTGCCTTGTTTGCCGTTTTGGGCAACACAGGAGATTGCCGAGTGTCCCCAGCTCGTGTCAGCCACCACAAATGTCATTGCTACCTGA
- a CDS encoding acyl carrier protein, producing MQHLQEVTNILADVLSLGERKNSLSADSDLLGSIPELDSMAVVNVITALEDHFGITVDDDEISAQTFETVGSLTGFVEQKLAE from the coding sequence ATGCAGCATCTTCAAGAAGTAACAAATATACTGGCCGATGTGTTAAGCCTCGGCGAACGGAAGAACTCGCTTTCGGCAGACTCTGACTTGTTGGGTAGTATTCCGGAACTGGATTCGATGGCAGTGGTAAACGTAATTACTGCTTTGGAAGATCACTTCGGCATCACTGTGGACGATGACGAAATCAGCGCGCAAACTTTCGAAACGGTAGGCAGCCTCACCGGTTTTGTTGAGCAAAAATTGGCTGAATGA
- a CDS encoding GNAT family N-acetyltransferase — protein sequence MRLINAMASITQRKNEFYEMVRQWGWFNVSLFILNKFFVMVSNGGLRLYKYHLVAQPVGQTPLLPPRRGRNIEVRLIHEKDEIIGQFPRPAAAIQARFAQGAQCLVASKEAQFMGFLWLLLGSYQEDEVRARYIPLPEGSTAWDFDVYVDPDFRLGFTFPRLWDEANRFLREHEVSWSCSRISAFNAGSLGAHARLGTTSLGSAIFFCAGPWQITLASVYPYFHLSTHSGSFPEFRLNTQGLGHIPGAEKDKTTME from the coding sequence ATGCGCCTCATAAACGCAATGGCATCGATAACGCAACGAAAAAATGAGTTTTATGAAATGGTGCGGCAGTGGGGCTGGTTCAATGTCAGCCTTTTCATACTCAACAAATTTTTCGTCATGGTCTCGAACGGAGGCCTGCGGTTATATAAGTATCACCTGGTCGCGCAGCCCGTGGGCCAAACTCCCTTGCTCCCGCCGCGCAGGGGAAGGAATATTGAGGTCAGGCTGATCCATGAAAAGGATGAGATTATCGGACAATTTCCGAGGCCCGCTGCAGCGATCCAGGCTCGGTTTGCGCAAGGAGCGCAGTGCCTGGTCGCCTCTAAGGAAGCGCAATTTATGGGCTTCCTTTGGCTGTTACTGGGCAGTTATCAGGAGGATGAAGTACGCGCTCGCTACATACCGCTTCCTGAGGGAAGCACAGCCTGGGATTTCGACGTGTACGTCGATCCCGACTTCCGTTTGGGATTTACTTTTCCCCGCTTATGGGATGAAGCGAATCGATTCCTGCGGGAACACGAGGTTTCGTGGTCGTGTAGCCGAATTTCGGCCTTTAACGCGGGTTCGCTTGGCGCCCATGCGCGACTGGGGACCACATCGCTTGGTAGCGCCATCTTTTTTTGTGCCGGCCCGTGGCAGATAACGCTGGCCTCTGTATATCCCTATTTTCACCTATCCACACATTCCGGTTCATTTCCGGAGTTTCGGCTGAATACCCAGGGCCTGGGGCATATACCCGGTGCCGAGAAAGACAAAACCACCATGGAGTAA
- a CDS encoding PEP-CTERM sorting domain-containing protein: protein MKKINFNVVKENANPAVNKRKLRASHFALASFLMIGSCPGLVAQAHADSFERLSSLLAATPEGGWVKASTGFFWDAWPTGADAVPGQYGWPGAIVRAWSSFAWDSSRGDLMLWGGGHANYTGNEMYVWDGATGSWGRGSLPSRTDSQGMVLGGTAPQSAHTYDNNIYLPVNDMFLTFGGAASGTGSVFRTTEDGNIRRAGPYLWDPAKADANKVGGTLDSGWNTANPAQNGDMWIDRHGQWTGTEAPGYINGTTAYRTENGKDVVYLTADSNASGFASLYRYTLGDVRNGGKDTWEQIGIARNTAGYQGAATLDTDHNLYIKTAAVTGPYTSDLTIWDLDRANANNPSANQDIGINLVNQDGSNFTIHSWYGIAYNAANDTIVLWDGNTNGSVWSANVLTDANGDIGSNTTWTVSNIDSSTSAHPNGSFATGVLGKWQYDSTLGAFIALDEFARMDNGAWDTGVWLYKPMSALNAPAVPEPETYAMFLAGLAIIGGIIRRRGVRLS from the coding sequence ATGAAAAAAATTAATTTTAATGTCGTGAAAGAGAATGCAAACCCTGCTGTTAACAAGAGAAAGCTGCGCGCCTCGCATTTTGCGCTCGCTTCCTTCCTGATGATCGGCTCCTGCCCCGGCTTGGTGGCCCAGGCTCACGCCGATTCCTTCGAACGCTTGTCTTCGCTGCTGGCGGCCACACCCGAGGGCGGCTGGGTCAAGGCCAGCACTGGTTTTTTTTGGGATGCATGGCCGACCGGCGCCGATGCGGTGCCGGGACAGTACGGCTGGCCCGGAGCCATCGTCCGTGCCTGGAGTTCTTTTGCCTGGGATTCGAGTCGCGGCGACTTGATGCTCTGGGGCGGCGGTCACGCTAATTACACCGGGAATGAAATGTATGTGTGGGACGGCGCGACAGGTTCGTGGGGACGCGGCTCCCTGCCGAGTCGGACGGATAGCCAAGGCATGGTCCTTGGCGGCACTGCGCCGCAGTCTGCACATACCTACGACAATAATATCTATCTCCCCGTCAACGACATGTTCCTGACATTTGGAGGAGCCGCGAGCGGCACCGGCAGCGTTTTCCGGACGACGGAAGACGGTAACATAAGACGTGCGGGACCGTATTTGTGGGATCCGGCGAAGGCCGATGCAAACAAGGTCGGGGGTACGCTCGATTCGGGCTGGAATACTGCCAATCCAGCACAAAATGGGGATATGTGGATCGATCGTCACGGGCAATGGACTGGCACTGAAGCCCCGGGGTATATCAACGGAACTACAGCTTATCGTACGGAAAATGGGAAGGACGTGGTCTACCTTACCGCCGACTCGAATGCATCAGGGTTTGCCTCGCTTTATCGCTATACGCTCGGCGATGTAAGGAATGGCGGAAAAGATACCTGGGAGCAAATCGGGATCGCGCGTAATACAGCGGGATACCAGGGCGCTGCCACGCTTGATACTGACCACAACCTTTACATCAAAACGGCTGCCGTCACCGGACCTTATACTTCCGATCTCACGATATGGGATCTGGACAGGGCAAACGCCAACAATCCTTCGGCAAATCAGGATATCGGAATTAACCTGGTTAACCAGGATGGGAGCAACTTTACAATCCATTCGTGGTACGGCATCGCGTATAACGCAGCCAATGATACGATTGTTCTATGGGATGGCAATACCAACGGTTCGGTGTGGTCAGCGAATGTTCTCACCGACGCGAATGGCGATATTGGCTCCAACACAACCTGGACCGTTTCGAACATCGACAGTTCAACCTCGGCTCATCCTAACGGAAGCTTTGCTACCGGCGTCCTCGGCAAGTGGCAGTATGACAGTACCCTCGGCGCGTTCATAGCTCTGGATGAATTTGCACGTATGGACAATGGGGCATGGGACACCGGTGTGTGGCTTTATAAGCCCATGAGCGCCTTAAACGCGCCAGCTGTGCCCGAGCCGGAAACATATGCAATGTTCCTTGCCGGACTCGCCATCATCGGAGGGATCATCCGCCGGCGCGGAGTGCGACTGTCCTAA
- a CDS encoding glycosyltransferase, with translation MATSKVVIILPTYNERDNIGRMIDALQVQSRGFGHELHILVVDDSSPDGTADVVRMKQATYPNVHLLLGQKAGLGAAYIRGMVHAMDQLHADVVFEMDADFSHKPEDVPRLMDAIDQGADFVIGSRYVEGGSIPKEWGLMRRLNSLGGNIVGRYIAGLYRIHDCTAGFRAIKTSLLRKVVFDDLGVQGYAFQVALLHEAVSLGAKIKEVPVDFIDRTEGESKLGISDIIEFIVNAWWIRLHSSKTFIKFAVVGLSGVIVNLGIFTLLLEANVNKYIASPISIEVSIITNFLLNNYWTFRLRKSQDHVRIKGLKFNMVSLVSLGVSYTTFVVLSVLFPETAPAVHQLIGIAPAMLINYFLNSYWTFKHAPEAKS, from the coding sequence ATGGCGACTTCGAAGGTAGTAATTATTTTGCCGACGTATAACGAGCGTGACAACATCGGAAGGATGATCGATGCGCTACAAGTTCAGTCGCGTGGATTCGGTCATGAGTTGCACATCCTCGTAGTGGACGACAGCTCTCCCGATGGCACCGCCGATGTAGTGCGGATGAAGCAGGCCACTTATCCGAACGTGCATCTGCTGCTGGGGCAGAAGGCCGGATTAGGCGCGGCTTACATTCGCGGCATGGTACACGCAATGGATCAGCTCCATGCCGACGTCGTGTTCGAGATGGATGCCGATTTTTCTCACAAGCCCGAGGATGTGCCTCGGCTGATGGACGCGATTGACCAGGGGGCCGATTTCGTGATCGGCAGCCGTTATGTAGAAGGCGGGTCGATTCCGAAGGAGTGGGGACTGATGCGCCGTTTGAATTCCCTGGGCGGCAATATCGTCGGGCGGTACATCGCGGGGTTGTACAGGATTCATGATTGCACGGCGGGGTTCAGGGCGATCAAAACGTCTTTGCTAAGAAAAGTCGTATTTGATGATCTCGGCGTCCAGGGCTACGCCTTCCAGGTGGCGCTGCTTCATGAGGCCGTGTCGCTCGGTGCGAAAATCAAGGAAGTCCCAGTGGATTTCATTGATCGTACCGAAGGAGAATCCAAGCTTGGCATTTCGGACATTATCGAGTTTATCGTCAATGCCTGGTGGATCAGGTTGCACAGCTCCAAGACATTTATCAAATTCGCCGTCGTGGGGTTGTCCGGCGTCATCGTGAATCTCGGGATATTTACCTTGCTTCTTGAAGCGAACGTCAATAAATACATTGCCTCCCCCATCTCGATCGAAGTATCCATCATCACGAATTTCCTCCTGAACAACTACTGGACCTTTCGCTTGCGAAAATCCCAGGACCACGTCCGAATAAAAGGGCTGAAATTCAATATGGTCTCGCTTGTGTCCCTGGGAGTGAGCTACACGACTTTCGTAGTGCTTTCAGTACTTTTTCCTGAGACGGCTCCAGCGGTTCATCAGCTCATAGGGATTGCGCCTGCGATGCTCATAAATTATTTCCTGAATTCTTACTGGACCTTCAAGCATGCCCCGGAAGCCAAAAGCTGA
- a CDS encoding TIGR04063 family PEP-CTERM/XrtA system glycosyltransferase, with the protein MRILHVLDHSIPLHSGYTFRTLSILKEQRVLGWETFHLTSSKQKNCDALEEDIDGWHFYRTPVATGLMSRLPVLNQLAVMDGLTHRLIEVAKSVKPDILHAHSPVLNAIPAIRVGRLMSIPVVYEVRAFWEDAAVDHGTSREWGPRYRLTRGLETYALTQVDAITTICQGLRGDIVARGISKEKITVIPNAVNIENFSVGNPADPALARALGLEGKLLLGFIGSFYAYEGLSLLLRALPEMLSRSPDVRVLLVGGGPEESVLKNLAVQLGVEDKVVFVGRVPHEQVQRYYNLIDVLVYPRLRMRLTELVTPLKPLEAMAQGRLVVASDVGGHQELIQDNKTGVLFKADDAGALASKVLELLAQPERWPVLRDAARSFVETQRSWAGSVARYQGVYHMALHRDVQE; encoded by the coding sequence ATGCGCATACTTCACGTCCTCGACCACTCCATTCCCTTACACAGCGGCTACACTTTCCGCACGCTCTCGATCCTGAAGGAACAGCGCGTTCTGGGATGGGAGACTTTTCACCTGACGAGTTCCAAGCAGAAAAATTGCGACGCACTGGAGGAGGACATTGACGGGTGGCATTTCTATCGCACCCCGGTCGCGACCGGCCTGATGTCGCGCTTGCCGGTCCTGAACCAGCTCGCGGTCATGGATGGGCTGACGCACCGGTTGATTGAAGTGGCGAAGAGCGTCAAGCCCGACATCCTGCACGCCCATTCCCCGGTCCTGAATGCAATACCCGCAATACGTGTGGGCCGTCTTATGAGCATCCCGGTAGTGTATGAAGTCCGAGCGTTCTGGGAAGATGCGGCGGTAGACCACGGCACCAGCCGCGAATGGGGGCCTCGCTATCGCCTTACTCGCGGCCTGGAGACTTATGCGCTGACCCAGGTCGACGCGATTACCACTATCTGCCAGGGGCTGCGGGGAGACATCGTTGCGCGGGGCATTTCCAAGGAGAAGATTACGGTCATTCCCAATGCCGTGAATATCGAGAATTTCAGCGTGGGCAACCCCGCCGATCCGGCGCTTGCGCGGGCCCTCGGTCTCGAAGGTAAGCTGCTGCTAGGTTTTATCGGCTCCTTTTATGCTTACGAGGGCTTGAGCCTCCTGCTCCGCGCCTTGCCGGAAATGCTGTCACGCAGCCCCGACGTCCGTGTTCTCCTTGTTGGCGGCGGGCCGGAGGAGAGCGTATTAAAGAACCTTGCTGTGCAACTGGGGGTTGAGGACAAGGTTGTCTTCGTGGGACGCGTTCCTCATGAACAGGTGCAGCGATATTACAACTTGATCGATGTGCTTGTTTATCCGCGGCTTCGGATGCGGCTCACGGAACTCGTGACGCCGCTCAAACCACTGGAAGCGATGGCGCAGGGCCGGCTGGTTGTGGCATCAGATGTAGGCGGCCATCAGGAATTGATTCAGGACAATAAAACCGGCGTCCTTTTCAAGGCGGACGATGCCGGCGCCCTGGCTTCCAAAGTACTTGAGCTACTTGCCCAGCCTGAGCGCTGGCCTGTATTGCGCGACGCTGCCAGAAGCTTTGTTGAAACGCAACGCAGCTGGGCAGGCAGCGTTGCGCGCTACCAAGGCGTCTATCACATGGCGCTTCACAGGGACGTGCAGGAATGA
- a CDS encoding glycosyltransferase family 4 protein produces the protein MSVPGARIGLVGPLPPPSGGMANQTLQLANLLREEGFKVDLIQVNPPYRPGWVGQLKGVRAVFRLLPYLANLWTSAGRVQLFHVMANSGWSWHLFAAPAIWIAKLRGIPVIVNYRGGEADVFFDKAFTWVKPSLSRADAVIVPSGFLEAVFGKRGFSTSIVPNIIDLSRFEADTRQCSLGLTDSPHLIVTRNLERIYDNATALRAFSIVRSAYPGARLTLAGTGPEREPLEQLAAGLGITDAVVFSGRVDNERMAVLYRSANVMINPSLADNMPISVLEALASGVPVVTTNVGGVPYLVEHEKTALLVPAQDPEAMAEAILSLLNNPVKAGEIRQAGIDSVRQYTWPNVRVRLLGVYKRLLAKTGRSMADAK, from the coding sequence ATGAGCGTACCGGGCGCGCGCATCGGCCTGGTCGGTCCGCTTCCCCCGCCTTCCGGCGGGATGGCGAACCAGACGCTGCAGCTGGCAAACTTGCTGCGCGAGGAAGGCTTCAAAGTGGATCTGATACAGGTCAACCCGCCTTACCGCCCAGGCTGGGTCGGCCAGCTAAAGGGGGTGAGGGCAGTGTTCCGGCTCCTCCCCTACCTTGCTAACCTCTGGACATCGGCTGGGCGGGTCCAGTTGTTTCACGTAATGGCCAACTCCGGCTGGTCATGGCATCTCTTTGCCGCCCCGGCGATCTGGATAGCGAAGCTGAGAGGCATACCGGTTATTGTCAATTATCGCGGTGGAGAGGCCGATGTGTTCTTCGACAAAGCCTTTACCTGGGTAAAGCCCAGCTTGAGCCGCGCTGACGCCGTTATCGTTCCTTCCGGTTTTCTTGAAGCTGTGTTCGGGAAGCGCGGCTTCTCTACCAGCATCGTGCCCAACATTATCGATCTCAGCCGTTTTGAAGCCGACACGCGGCAATGCAGCTTGGGGCTAACGGATTCCCCGCACCTTATCGTCACACGCAATCTGGAGCGCATATACGACAACGCCACGGCCTTGCGCGCGTTCAGCATCGTCCGCAGCGCATATCCCGGGGCGAGGCTGACGCTGGCAGGTACCGGACCAGAGCGGGAGCCGCTGGAACAGCTTGCCGCAGGACTGGGAATAACGGATGCCGTGGTGTTCTCCGGACGGGTAGACAATGAACGCATGGCTGTGCTCTACCGCAGTGCGAATGTGATGATCAACCCGAGCCTGGCCGATAACATGCCAATTTCGGTGCTGGAGGCGCTGGCAAGCGGTGTGCCGGTCGTGACGACGAATGTGGGCGGCGTCCCTTATCTGGTCGAGCATGAGAAAACTGCCTTGCTGGTACCCGCGCAAGACCCGGAAGCCATGGCTGAGGCGATCCTGTCGTTGCTGAATAATCCCGTCAAGGCGGGGGAGATAAGGCAGGCCGGCATCGACTCGGTGCGTCAGTACACATGGCCGAACGTGCGGGTGCGTTTGCTCGGTGTTTATAAGAGGCTCTTGGCGAAAACTGGTCGTTCGATGGCGGACGCGAAATGA
- a CDS encoding phenylacetate--CoA ligase family protein: protein MNPGSSRRDLYTALVSGVFFPLHEIIKKHDSVAIRKEMEISQWWDEGHLEQLRLARLRHLLASAQARVPYYRRLFSDIGFRVEDIRSLADLASLPFLDKAAIRASSDALKAENATDLTRFNTGGSSGEPLVFYIGKERVSHDVAAKWRATRWWNVDIGDPEVVIWGSPIELGAQDGLRALRDRMLRTRLLPAFEMSEEKLDRFLDEISATRPKMLFGYPSALSHIARHADARGRSMDDLGIRVAFVTSERLYDEQRQQIGKTFGCAVANGYGGRDAGFIAHECPQGGMHITAEDIIVEIVDQRGIPLPRGQAGEIVVTHLATGAYPFIRYRTGDIGVLDSKSCSCGRGLPLLKEIQGRSTDFLVAKNGAVMHGLALIYILRDLPQIRNFKITQESIDLTCVSVVSDDGLGSELVGNIVQGFKARLGQEVEILVKEVKEIPSEKSGKFRYVVSKVAPT from the coding sequence ATGAATCCAGGTTCGTCAAGGAGGGATTTGTACACCGCACTCGTATCCGGCGTTTTCTTTCCGCTGCACGAAATCATTAAAAAGCATGATAGCGTCGCGATCCGCAAGGAGATGGAGATATCGCAGTGGTGGGACGAGGGCCATCTGGAGCAACTCCGTCTTGCCCGCTTGCGACACTTGCTTGCGAGCGCCCAGGCACGCGTCCCCTATTACCGCAGGCTCTTTTCCGATATCGGCTTCAGGGTGGAAGACATCCGCTCGCTGGCGGATCTCGCAAGTTTACCTTTTCTTGATAAAGCCGCGATCCGAGCCAGCAGCGATGCGCTCAAGGCGGAGAATGCAACCGACCTGACACGCTTCAATACTGGCGGTTCCAGCGGCGAGCCATTGGTCTTTTATATCGGTAAGGAGCGCGTAAGCCACGACGTCGCGGCCAAGTGGCGCGCAACCCGCTGGTGGAATGTCGATATTGGCGACCCCGAGGTCGTGATCTGGGGTTCGCCCATCGAGCTTGGCGCGCAGGATGGCCTGCGTGCGCTTCGTGATCGTATGCTGAGGACGCGACTGCTGCCCGCCTTCGAGATGTCGGAAGAAAAACTGGATCGGTTTCTGGATGAGATAAGCGCTACGCGCCCGAAAATGCTGTTCGGCTACCCGTCCGCCCTGTCCCATATTGCCCGGCATGCCGACGCCCGGGGGCGGTCAATGGATGATCTGGGCATTCGGGTTGCCTTTGTCACCTCTGAACGGCTCTACGATGAGCAGCGCCAACAGATCGGCAAAACGTTCGGATGCGCGGTGGCGAATGGCTATGGCGGGCGCGATGCGGGCTTCATTGCCCATGAATGTCCGCAAGGGGGCATGCACATCACTGCTGAGGATATCATCGTCGAAATCGTCGATCAGCGGGGCATCCCCCTACCGCGTGGCCAGGCGGGCGAGATTGTGGTTACCCATCTGGCTACGGGCGCCTATCCGTTTATCCGCTATCGCACCGGCGATATCGGCGTACTGGATAGCAAATCCTGCAGTTGCGGAAGGGGCCTTCCCCTGCTCAAGGAGATCCAGGGCCGCAGCACGGATTTCCTGGTGGCAAAAAATGGAGCGGTCATGCACGGTCTGGCCTTGATCTATATCCTGCGCGACTTGCCGCAGATTCGAAATTTCAAGATTACGCAGGAAAGCATTGATCTCACGTGCGTGTCGGTGGTTTCAGATGATGGACTCGGCAGCGAGCTGGTCGGCAACATCGTTCAGGGTTTCAAGGCAAGGCTGGGTCAGGAAGTGGAAATTCTTGTCAAAGAGGTGAAGGAGATCCCGTCGGAAAAATCGGGCAAATTTCGCTATGTTGTGAGTAAGGTGGCGCCGACTTGA
- a CDS encoding class I SAM-dependent methyltransferase — MSDEQNTSSTPSTFYYEEGRDEMADYVPASIKRLLDVGCAQGKFGTNLLRDNRELEIWGVEPFEDAAEVARGRLTRVINTTVEDSLASLPEGYFDCAVFNDSLEHLADPWAVLGQLKAKLAPGATVVASIPNLRYFHVIKQILQEADFEYAPYGVLDKTHLRFFTKKSMQRLFAESGYRVERIQGIKPAAFPWKFGLMNLLSGNAFEDARYERFALVARAS; from the coding sequence ATGAGTGATGAGCAAAACACATCTTCGACCCCATCAACCTTCTATTACGAAGAAGGACGTGACGAGATGGCCGATTATGTCCCCGCATCGATTAAACGCCTCCTAGACGTCGGGTGTGCGCAGGGGAAATTCGGCACGAATCTGCTAAGAGACAACAGGGAACTGGAAATTTGGGGGGTAGAACCCTTCGAAGATGCAGCTGAAGTTGCCCGAGGGCGGCTCACAAGAGTCATTAACACAACTGTGGAGGATTCTCTGGCGAGCCTGCCTGAGGGATACTTCGATTGCGCAGTTTTCAATGATTCGCTTGAACATCTGGCTGATCCATGGGCGGTGCTAGGCCAACTCAAAGCTAAGCTGGCACCGGGCGCGACGGTCGTCGCCTCCATTCCGAATCTCCGGTACTTCCATGTGATCAAACAGATATTGCAGGAAGCCGATTTTGAATACGCGCCGTATGGAGTGCTGGATAAAACCCATTTGCGCTTCTTTACCAAGAAAAGCATGCAACGCCTCTTTGCCGAGAGCGGTTATCGCGTTGAACGCATACAGGGCATTAAGCCCGCTGCTTTTCCCTGGAAGTTCGGTTTGATGAACCTGCTGTCCGGGAATGCTTTCGAGGACGCGCGATACGAGCGTTTTGCCCTGGTGGCGAGAGCTTCTTAG
- a CDS encoding glycosyltransferase family 2 protein, translating to MKIVAILASYNEQRFIRACLEHYLHQGIDVYLLDNDSTDDTLAIAREYLDRNVIGIERIPRHGMYQWQKILMRKEQLADEIEADWLMHADPDEIRVAPNSRQTLAEALEEVDGKGYNAVNFMEYTFLPVREFPEHDNAEFQKTMRWYYPFAQRHPHRLNAWKKQSRRWPGTRRLVSELVHNRRWTVPSVNLRDTGGHVVHFDGIRPYPVDFKLKHYIVLSLDHAIQKYVKKAFDPKEIAGSHGWRATAKAHEFLLPSQSQMRLYTSDDELDASNPLVEHLLVQQN from the coding sequence ATGAAAATCGTCGCAATACTAGCCAGCTACAATGAGCAGCGATTCATCCGCGCCTGTCTTGAACATTATCTTCACCAGGGGATAGACGTCTATTTGCTGGACAACGACTCAACCGATGACACGCTCGCCATTGCCCGCGAATACCTTGACCGCAATGTAATCGGCATCGAGCGAATTCCTCGCCACGGTATGTACCAGTGGCAGAAGATATTGATGCGCAAGGAGCAACTGGCGGACGAGATCGAAGCCGACTGGCTGATGCACGCCGACCCGGATGAGATCAGGGTTGCGCCCAACTCCCGGCAAACGTTGGCTGAAGCGCTAGAAGAAGTGGACGGGAAAGGCTACAACGCGGTCAACTTCATGGAGTATACGTTTTTACCGGTTCGTGAGTTTCCTGAGCACGATAATGCCGAGTTTCAGAAGACGATGCGGTGGTATTATCCGTTTGCGCAGCGTCACCCTCACCGGCTGAACGCCTGGAAGAAACAGTCCCGGCGCTGGCCCGGCACAAGGAGACTCGTGAGTGAGCTGGTGCACAACCGCCGCTGGACCGTCCCATCGGTGAATTTACGCGACACCGGCGGACATGTCGTCCATTTTGATGGCATCCGGCCCTACCCCGTGGACTTCAAGCTCAAACACTACATCGTGCTAAGCCTGGACCACGCCATACAGAAATATGTAAAAAAAGCATTTGACCCCAAGGAAATAGCAGGGTCCCACGGCTGGCGCGCGACCGCCAAGGCGCACGAGTTTCTTCTGCCATCCCAATCTCAGATGCGCCTTTACACGTCGGATGACGAGCTGGATGCAAGCAATCCGCTTGTCGAGCACTTGCTTGTGCAACAGAATTAA